One Streptomyces sp. NBC_01217 genomic region harbors:
- a CDS encoding TerD family protein → MTAELVRGQNHTLPQTRLEIRVSAGTPVVAGATLGDENGTVHGTEWIAHPGSPQLPGLEVSRQAAADHRLAVDLDALPASVHRVTVLLALPTGVGGPVRFGAVAAPFVAVTGLEGTEIATCTLTGLDAESAVTALELYRRQGAWKVRAVGQGYAGGLAAMLADQGLTQAAELARSIQDAVARAMARSVAPPPPRTPDGDRVGHGTGSVPSSDGRRPPAAPPTAAQQPEPLTEPTTPPPTATAGGPINYAHPRRQASAPPPPPPTAPPAEPGRPAQPVAGDATGWSMEERLYNQIWGMFEDLARTTAAYRSAVDFAESRMDQELDRTLSDPRSRIGGAGDRAREQARVKRDELTARAREVLDRDLAQLAAESAVVEPALPAAYAGWDNPVWHAYRVPMEIPMALRIGDLHLPESPGLRIPLLVRLPLERGIWIDSGRTASEAAALTDTDRLRRLAMENAVALAARLLAVYPADEFSVHVIDPAGSAAGALAPLVGSGALAGPPAAGPGGVASVLARLTRRVDLVQMAIRAGAADSLPPDLDTGEQLLIVNDFPHGFDDRAVTQLRYLADEGPSVGVHLLMVADREDAAQYGPVLDPLWRSLLRITPVADDHLADPWVGHAWTYEPLRMPPGSRVLEQVLAAVAAARRPGRS, encoded by the coding sequence ATGACGGCCGAGCTGGTCCGGGGGCAGAACCACACCTTGCCCCAGACCCGTCTGGAGATCCGGGTATCGGCCGGCACGCCCGTCGTGGCCGGTGCCACGCTCGGCGACGAGAACGGCACCGTGCACGGCACCGAGTGGATCGCCCACCCGGGCTCGCCCCAGCTGCCCGGGCTCGAAGTGTCCAGGCAGGCCGCCGCCGACCACCGGCTCGCCGTGGACCTCGATGCCCTGCCCGCTTCGGTGCACCGGGTCACCGTGCTGCTGGCTCTGCCCACGGGCGTCGGCGGCCCGGTCAGGTTCGGTGCGGTCGCCGCACCGTTCGTCGCCGTGACCGGGCTCGAAGGCACCGAGATCGCCACCTGCACCCTCACCGGACTGGACGCCGAGTCCGCGGTCACCGCCCTGGAGCTCTACCGCCGCCAGGGCGCCTGGAAGGTCCGCGCCGTCGGCCAGGGGTACGCGGGGGGCCTCGCCGCCATGCTCGCCGACCAGGGCCTGACGCAGGCGGCCGAGCTGGCGCGTTCCATCCAGGACGCCGTCGCCCGGGCGATGGCCCGCTCGGTCGCACCGCCCCCGCCGCGCACCCCGGACGGGGACCGGGTCGGTCACGGCACGGGCTCCGTACCGTCCTCCGACGGCCGTCGGCCTCCCGCCGCACCGCCGACGGCCGCCCAGCAGCCCGAGCCGCTCACCGAGCCCACCACCCCGCCGCCCACGGCCACGGCGGGCGGCCCCATCAACTACGCGCACCCGCGCCGCCAGGCGTCCGCGCCCCCGCCGCCCCCTCCCACCGCCCCGCCCGCCGAGCCCGGCCGCCCCGCCCAGCCCGTCGCCGGGGACGCGACCGGCTGGTCCATGGAGGAGCGCCTCTACAACCAGATCTGGGGCATGTTCGAGGACCTGGCCCGCACCACCGCCGCGTACCGCAGCGCCGTCGACTTCGCCGAGTCCCGCATGGACCAGGAGCTCGACCGGACCCTGTCCGACCCGCGCAGCCGGATCGGCGGCGCGGGCGACCGGGCCCGCGAACAGGCCCGCGTCAAGCGCGACGAACTGACCGCCCGGGCCCGTGAGGTCCTCGACCGCGACCTCGCCCAGCTCGCCGCCGAGTCCGCCGTCGTGGAACCCGCGCTCCCCGCCGCGTACGCGGGATGGGACAACCCCGTCTGGCACGCCTACCGCGTCCCGATGGAGATCCCCATGGCGCTGCGCATCGGCGACCTCCATCTGCCCGAGAGCCCCGGCCTGCGCATCCCGCTGCTGGTGCGGCTCCCGCTGGAGCGCGGGATCTGGATCGACAGCGGCCGTACGGCGTCCGAGGCCGCGGCCCTGACGGATACCGACCGGCTGCGCCGCCTGGCCATGGAGAACGCCGTCGCGCTCGCGGCCCGGCTGCTGGCCGTGTACCCGGCCGACGAGTTCTCCGTCCATGTCATCGACCCCGCGGGTTCGGCGGCCGGAGCCCTGGCCCCTCTGGTCGGGTCCGGGGCCCTCGCCGGGCCGCCCGCCGCGGGACCCGGGGGAGTGGCCTCGGTCCTCGCCCGGCTCACCCGGCGTGTCGACCTGGTGCAGATGGCGATCCGGGCCGGCGCCGCCGACTCGCTTCCGCCGGACCTGGACACGGGCGAACAGTTGCTGATCGTCAATGACTTCCCGCACGGCTTCGACGACCGGGCCGTCACCCAGCTGCGCTACCTCGCCGACGAGGGGCCCTCGGTCGGCGTCCATCTGCTGATGGTCGCGGACCGCGAGGACGCCGCCCAGTACGGGCCGGTGCTCGACCCGCTGTGGCGCTCGCTGCTGCGAATCACCCCGGTCGCCGACGATCACCTGGCCGATCCCTGGGTCGGCCATGCCTGGACGTACGAGCCGCTGAGGATGCCGCCCGGCAGCCGGGTCCTTGAGCAGGTGCTCGCCGCCGTGGCCGCGGCCCGCCGCCCCGGGCGCTCCTGA
- a CDS encoding maleylpyruvate isomerase family mycothiol-dependent enzyme: MIDHAHDLGAVREATDRLLSATGKLDDAALAEPSRLPGWSRGHVVAHLSRNADALVNVLQGRPMYADSETRDLDIERDATRPLAEQLADLAASAARFTDAASAPADWSRTVAMRNGVTDSASRIPFRRRIEVELHHVDLGVGYELEDLPDEFVTREIDFLTERFGRHPAVVSTGVADDKGRVWTTGGGAEGGPVAVRGTAPELLGWLSGRRDGSALTVEGGPLPALPPL; this comes from the coding sequence ATGATTGATCATGCGCACGACCTGGGCGCCGTACGGGAAGCGACCGACCGGCTGCTCAGCGCCACCGGGAAATTGGACGACGCCGCGCTCGCCGAGCCGTCGCGACTGCCGGGCTGGAGCCGCGGCCATGTCGTTGCGCACCTTTCTCGTAACGCCGACGCGCTCGTAAATGTTCTCCAGGGCCGCCCGATGTACGCAGACAGCGAAACCCGCGACCTCGACATCGAGCGCGACGCCACCCGGCCACTGGCCGAACAGCTGGCCGACCTGGCCGCAAGCGCGGCCCGCTTCACGGACGCCGCCTCGGCCCCGGCCGACTGGTCGCGCACGGTCGCCATGCGCAACGGCGTGACGGACTCGGCCTCCCGGATCCCCTTCCGCCGCCGCATCGAGGTCGAGCTGCACCATGTCGACCTGGGGGTCGGCTACGAGCTGGAGGATCTCCCGGACGAGTTCGTCACCCGGGAGATCGACTTCCTCACGGAGCGGTTCGGCCGGCACCCGGCGGTCGTGTCCACGGGCGTGGCCGACGACAAGGGCCGGGTCTGGACCACGGGCGGCGGCGCGGAAGGCGGTCCTGTCGCGGTCCGCGGCACGGCGCCTGAGCTGCTCGGCTGGCTCTCCGGGCGCCGCGACGGCTCGGCCCTGACCGTCGAGGGCGGCCCGCTTCCCGCACTGCCCCCGCTGTAG
- a CDS encoding TerD family protein yields the protein MTVNMTKGQAISLQKSDGGTLTAVRMGLGWQAAPRRGLFGSRTREIDLDASAVLFADKQPVDVVFFRHLVSDDGSVKHTGDNLVGGAGSGGDDEAILVDLQRVPVHIDQIVFTVNSFTGQTFQEVQNAFCRIVDETNGQELARYTLDGGGQYTAQIMAKVHRAGSGWQMTALGNPANGRTFQDLMPAILPHL from the coding sequence GTGACGGTCAATATGACCAAGGGCCAGGCCATCAGCCTGCAGAAGAGCGACGGGGGGACCCTGACCGCGGTACGGATGGGGCTCGGCTGGCAGGCGGCGCCGCGCCGTGGTCTGTTCGGTTCGCGTACGAGGGAGATCGACCTCGATGCCTCGGCGGTGCTGTTCGCCGACAAGCAGCCGGTCGACGTGGTCTTCTTCCGTCACCTCGTCAGTGACGACGGCTCGGTCAAGCACACCGGGGACAATCTGGTCGGCGGCGCCGGTTCGGGCGGCGACGACGAGGCGATCCTCGTCGATCTGCAGCGGGTGCCGGTCCACATCGACCAGATCGTCTTCACGGTGAACTCCTTCACCGGCCAGACGTTCCAGGAGGTGCAGAACGCCTTCTGCCGCATCGTCGACGAGACCAACGGCCAGGAACTCGCCCGCTACACGCTGGACGGCGGCGGGCAGTACACCGCCCAGATCATGGCGAAGGTGCACCGCGCGGGGAGCGGGTGGCAGATGACCGCCCTCGGCAACCCGGCCAACGGCCGCACCTTCCAGGACCTGATGCCGGCGATCCTGCCGCACCTGTAG
- a CDS encoding MBL fold metallo-hydrolase: protein MTYSGAVKVGGRADVHELTDLMISKVAVGPMNNNAYLLRCRATGEQLLIDAANEAGTLLQLIGDDGIASVVTTHRHGDHWQALGEVVAATGARTYAGRYDAEGIPVPTDVLVEDNDTIRVGQVVLTARHLVGHTPGSIALIYDDPHGAPHLFTGDCLFPGGVGNTHKDAEAFASLLHDVETKLFDQLPDETWVYPGHGHDTLLGDERPQLPQWRARGW, encoded by the coding sequence ATGACGTACAGCGGAGCGGTCAAGGTCGGCGGGCGTGCGGACGTACATGAGTTGACGGATCTGATGATCTCCAAGGTCGCCGTCGGCCCGATGAACAACAACGCCTATCTGCTGCGTTGCCGGGCCACCGGCGAGCAGCTCCTGATCGACGCGGCCAACGAGGCCGGGACCCTGCTGCAGCTGATCGGGGACGACGGCATCGCGTCCGTCGTCACCACCCATCGGCACGGCGACCACTGGCAGGCGCTCGGCGAGGTGGTGGCGGCCACCGGCGCGCGTACATACGCCGGGCGGTACGACGCCGAGGGCATCCCCGTCCCGACCGATGTCCTGGTCGAGGACAACGACACGATCCGGGTGGGCCAGGTCGTCCTGACCGCCCGTCATCTCGTCGGCCACACCCCCGGCTCGATCGCGCTGATCTACGACGATCCGCACGGCGCCCCGCATCTGTTCACCGGGGACTGCCTCTTCCCGGGCGGCGTCGGCAATACGCACAAGGACGCCGAGGCCTTCGCGAGCCTGCTCCACGATGTGGAGACCAAGCTCTTCGACCAGTTGCCCGACGAGACCTGGGTCTATCCGGGCCACGGTCACGACACCCTGCTCGGCGACGAGCGTCCGCAACTGCCGCAGTGGCGTGCCCGCGGCTGGTGA
- a CDS encoding TerC family protein, translating into MDVSWALWVLTILGLSALIAIDFFIGRKPHDVTTKEAGIWTVIWIALAALFGLGLLVFGESQASGEFFAGFITEKSLSVDNLFVFVLIMAKFSVPSHLQQRVLLVGVLIALVLRAVFIAAGAAVIANFAWVFYIFGAFLIYTAWKLIQEARGDEEEEEFEENRLLKTIERRFGVADRYHGTKLFIRNNGKRVLTPLMVVMLAIGTTDVLFALDSIPAIFGLTQDPYIVFTANAFALMGLRQLYFLIGGLLKKLVHLSYGLSVILGFIGVKLVLHALHESGVHVPEISIPVSLGVICGVLVITTITSLIANKKQVQAEAVAAAEADRPAEKGSSIDA; encoded by the coding sequence GTGGACGTTTCATGGGCCCTTTGGGTGCTGACCATTCTTGGTCTGTCGGCCCTTATTGCCATCGACTTCTTCATCGGGCGCAAGCCCCATGACGTGACGACCAAAGAAGCCGGAATCTGGACGGTCATCTGGATCGCGCTGGCCGCGCTCTTCGGGCTCGGCCTGCTGGTCTTCGGAGAGAGTCAGGCCTCGGGCGAGTTCTTCGCGGGCTTCATCACCGAGAAGTCGCTCAGCGTGGACAACCTCTTCGTGTTCGTTCTGATCATGGCGAAGTTCTCGGTCCCCTCCCACCTCCAGCAAAGGGTGCTGCTCGTCGGTGTCCTGATCGCGCTGGTGCTGCGAGCGGTCTTCATCGCCGCGGGTGCCGCGGTCATCGCCAACTTCGCGTGGGTCTTCTACATCTTCGGCGCGTTCCTGATCTACACCGCCTGGAAGCTCATCCAGGAGGCGCGGGGCGACGAGGAAGAGGAGGAGTTCGAGGAGAACCGGCTCCTCAAGACCATCGAACGCCGCTTCGGGGTCGCCGACCGGTACCACGGCACCAAGCTCTTCATCCGCAACAACGGCAAGCGCGTCCTGACGCCGCTGATGGTCGTCATGCTCGCCATCGGCACCACCGATGTGCTGTTCGCCCTGGACTCGATCCCCGCGATCTTCGGCCTGACCCAGGATCCGTACATCGTCTTCACCGCCAACGCCTTCGCCCTGATGGGGCTGCGGCAGCTGTACTTCCTGATCGGTGGCCTGCTGAAGAAGCTGGTCCACCTCAGCTACGGCCTCTCGGTCATCCTCGGCTTCATCGGCGTGAAGCTGGTGCTGCACGCACTGCACGAGTCCGGGGTGCACGTCCCCGAGATCTCCATCCCGGTCTCGCTCGGCGTCATCTGCGGCGTGCTGGTGATCACCACGATCACCAGCCTCATCGCCAACAAGAAGCAGGTGCAGGCCGAGGCCGTCGCGGCGGCGGAGGCGGACAGGCCCGCCGAGAAGGGTTCCAGCATCGACGCCTGA